Proteins encoded in a region of the Perca fluviatilis chromosome 8, GENO_Pfluv_1.0, whole genome shotgun sequence genome:
- the nudt4a gene encoding nudix (nucleoside diphosphate linked moiety X)-type motif 4a isoform X1, whose protein sequence is MLKLLLMEIFNHKITGIPYRCCLCCVPLWSHLRLQNSQAGKVLLVSSSRHPDQWIVPGGGMEPEEEPCGAAVREVYEEAGVKGKLGRLLGIFEQNKDRKHRTYVYTLIVTETLEDWEDSVNIGRKRKWFKVDEAIRVLQSHKPVHAEYLCRLTNTCNSACNPVCSPTHSNAPSSQVMHNNTPHYVFCSTQGSDVANR, encoded by the exons ATGTTGAAGTTGTTGTTAATGGAAATATTTAACCATAAAATAACCGGTATTCCTTACAGGTGTTGCTTGTGTTGTGTCCCGCTGTGGTCACATCTCAGACTGCAAAACTCCCAGGCAGGAAAA GTGCTACTAGTGAGCAGCAGTCGTCATCCAGACCAATGGATTGTGCCAGGAGGAGGAATGGAGCCTGAGGAGGAGCCCTGTGGGGCCGCCGTCAGGGAGGTGTACGAAGAG GCCGGTGTGAAGGGGAAGCTTGGCAGACTACTCGGGATTTTTGAG caaaataaagacagaaagCACAGGACGTACGTCTACACCCTCATAGTGACGGAGACACTGGAAGACTGGGAGGATTCTGTTAACATTG gaagaaagaggaagtggtTCAAAGTTGACGAAGCCATCAGGGTGCTGCAGAGCCACAAGCCTGTTCATGCAGAGTACCTATGCAGGCTCACAAACACCTGTAACTCCGCCTGCAATCCTGTGTGTAGTCCAACTCACAGCAACGCCCCGAGCTCCCAAGTGATGCACAACAACACGCCTCACTATGTGTTTTGCTCCACACAGGGCTCAGATGTAGCCAACAGATAG